One segment of Carya illinoinensis cultivar Pawnee chromosome 1, C.illinoinensisPawnee_v1, whole genome shotgun sequence DNA contains the following:
- the LOC122291278 gene encoding L-type lectin-domain containing receptor kinase S.4-like isoform X2: MATSFLSLWVLLLLLYPVRPDVDDADTLLNGFSRGFGAASTNMSLNGIASIEKNGLLRLTNDTLMAKGHAFYFRPIQLKNSSGNAMSFSTSFAFAIVTLPDRQGGDGLAFTISASKELLGGQPGSYLGLFNATNDGLPSNYIIAVEFDTFKNIEFNEENGNHVGIDINSIISNVSVPVKQFQGGGDTNKVDLNLKSGLVIQAWIDYNSPINQLDVRIATDSTKPRSSILSYKVNLSQYLQESMYVGFSAGTGASTSSHYILGWSFNRNGDARTINLVQLPKIPTNTKKNHTGLIVGVSVSCVLAVILVTAAAFYIIWRIKTADVIEAWEHDIGPHRFPYQELNQATRGFRDKELIGSGGFGRVYKGVLPNSDTQVAVKRISHDSKQGLQEFVSEVAIIGRLRHRNLVQLLGWCRREADLLLVYDFMPNGSLDRHLFDEPKATLSWEQRFKVIKGVASGLLYLHEEWEQTVVHRDIKAGNVLLDSEFNPKLSDFGLAKLYEHGSKPRTTRVVGTLGYLAPELTRTGKATTSSDVFAFGALLLEVACGRRPINSDASSEEFMLVDWVWQKWRVGAILGVTDPKLGGEFDESEVVLVLKLGLMCSNDDPEARPTMRQLVRYLEGELALQEEVAEPYRKKVRGATASDSFENFLQSFPTTSSYSQKASTWASVGNSGNDDAETGLTPPFSVLSRERPVVRQSSI; this comes from the exons ATGGCAACaagctttctctctctttggGTTCTCCTTCTGCTCCTGTACCCAGTAAGGCCCGATGTGGACGATGCCGATACCTTGTTGAACGGGTTCAGCCGAGGGTTCGGTGCTGCAAGCACCAACATGAGCTTAAACGGCATTGCATCCATTGAGAAAAATGGCCTACTTCGCCTTACAAACGACACGCTCATGGCAAAAGGCCACGCGTTTTATTTCCGCCCAATTCAACTCAAGAACTCCAGCGGCAACGCCATGTCCTTCTCTACTTCCTTCGCTTTCGCTATAGTCACCCTGCCTGATAGACAAGGAGGGGATGGCCTCGCGTTCACGATCTCTGCCTCAAAAGAGCTTCTTGGGGGTCAGCCGGGATCTTATCTTGGCCTATTCAACGCCACCAATGATGGGCTTCCCTCGAACTACATAATCGCGGTCGAATTCGACACTTTCAAGAATATTGAGTTCAATGAAGAAAATGGAAACCATGTTGGCATCGACATCAACAGCATAATATCGAACGTATCTGTTCCGGTCAAGCAGTTTCAGGGTGGTGGTGACACGAACAAGGTTGACCTTAACTTGAAAAGTGGTCTGGTAATTCAGGCATGGATCGACTATAATTCTCCAATAAATCAATTAGACGTGAGGATTGCGACGGATTCTACCAAACCCAGGTCTTCAATTTTGTCCTATAAagtaaacctctcacaatatCTTCAAGAATCCATGTACGTCGGGTTTTCTGCTGGCACTGGCGCATCCACAAGCTCCCATTATATACTCGGTTGGAGCTTCAACAGGAATGGAGATGCCAGAACTATCAATCTTGTTCAACTCCCGAAGATTCCTACTAACACCAAAAAGAATCACACAGGCCTAATTGTTGGCGTCTCGGTTTCATGTGTTTTGgctgtgattttggtgactgcCGCGGCTTTTTACATCATCTGGAGAATCAAGACGGCTGATGTGATTGAAGCCTGGGAGCATGATATTGGTCCTCATAGATTTCCTTACCAGGAGCTGAACCAAGCGACGAGGGGTTTCAGAGACAAAGAGCTAATTGGGTCTGGTGGATTCGGTCGAGTTTATAAAGGAGTCCTGCCAAATTCAGATACCCAAGTTGCTGTTAAGCGTATCTCCCATGACTCAAAACAGGGTTTGCAAGAGTTCGTGTCAGAGGTTGCTATTATTGGTCGTCTTCGCCACAGAAACTTGGTTCAATTACTGGGTTGGTGTCGTCGGGAAGCTGATCTACTTCTTGTGTATGATTTCATGCCTAATGGAAGCTTGGACAGGCATCTCTTTGATGAGCCTAAAGCAACCCTGAGCTGGGAGCAAAGGTTCAAGGTCATCAAAGGAGTGGCTTCAGGGCTTCTCTACTTACATGAGGAGTGGGAGCAAACCGTAGTTCACAGAGACATCAAGGCAggaaatgttttattggattcTGAATTTAACCCAAAGCTGAGTGATTTTGGTCTGGCCAAGCTGTACGAGCACGGGTCCAAACCAAGGACTACCAGGGTGGTGGGCACGCTGGGTTATTTGGCACCTGAGCTCACACGCACAGGTAAGGCCACAACCAGTTCGGATGTTTTTGCCTTTGGTGCTCTGTTGCTCGAAGTCGCATGTGGTAGAAGACCCATTAATTCTGATGCATCGTCTGAGGAGTTCATGCTGGTGGATTGGGTGTGGCAGAAGTGGAGAGTAGGAGCAATTCTTGGTGTTACGGACCCAAAGTTGGGGGGCGAATTTGACGAGTCTGAAGTCGTTTTGGTGCTTAAACTGGGCTTAATGTGTTCCAATGATGACCCGGAGGCACGCCCCACGATGCGGCAGTTGGTGAGGTACTTGGAGGGCGAGTTGGCGCTGCAGGAGGAGGTGGCGGAGCCATATAGGAAAAAAGTACGTGGTGCTACTGCTAGCGATTCGTTTGAGAATTTCTTGCAATCCTTTCCAACTACGTCGTCGTATTCTCAGAAGGCCAGCACGTGGGCTTCCGTCGGTAACAGTGGGAATGATGATGCTGAAACTGGTTTGACCCCTCCATTTTCAGTTCTCAGCAGAGAGAGACCGGTAGTTAG GCAAAGCAGCATATAA
- the LOC122291278 gene encoding L-type lectin-domain containing receptor kinase S.4-like isoform X3, producing the protein MATSFLSLWVLLLLLYPVRPDVDDADTLLNGFSRGFGAASTNMSLNGIASIEKNGLLRLTNDTLMAKGHAFYFRPIQLKNSSGNAMSFSTSFAFAIVTLPDRQGGDGLAFTISASKELLGGQPGSYLGLFNATNDGLPSNYIIAVEFDTFKNIEFNEENGNHVGIDINSIISNVSVPVKQFQGGGDTNKVDLNLKSGLVIQAWIDYNSPINQLDVRIATDSTKPRSSILSYKVNLSQYLQESMYVGFSAGTGASTSSHYILGWSFNRNGDARTINLVQLPKIPTNTKKNHTGLIVGVSVSCVLAVILVTAAAFYIIWRIKTADVIEAWEHDIGPHRFPYQELNQATRGFRDKELIGSGGFGRVYKGVLPNSDTQVAVKRISHDSKQGLQEFVSEVAIIGRLRHRNLVQLLGWCRREADLLLVYDFMPNGSLDRHLFDEPKATLSWEQRFKVIKGVASGLLYLHEEWEQTVVHRDIKAGNVLLDSEFNPKLSDFGLAKLYEHGSKPRTTRVVGTLGYLAPELTRTGKATTSSDVFAFGALLLEVACGRRPINSDASSEEFMLVDWVWQKWRVGAILGVTDPKLGGEFDESEVVLVLKLGLMCSNDDPEARPTMRQLVRYLEGELALQEEVAEPYRKKVRGATASDSFENFLQSFPTTSSYSQKDSTWTSVCDSGSGDAETGLIPSFSIFSRKRPGIRQSSI; encoded by the coding sequence ATGGCAACaagctttctctctctttggGTTCTCCTTCTGCTCCTGTACCCAGTAAGGCCCGATGTGGACGATGCCGATACCTTGTTGAACGGGTTCAGCCGAGGGTTCGGTGCTGCAAGCACCAACATGAGCTTAAACGGCATTGCATCCATTGAGAAAAATGGCCTACTTCGCCTTACAAACGACACGCTCATGGCAAAAGGCCACGCGTTTTATTTCCGCCCAATTCAACTCAAGAACTCCAGCGGCAACGCCATGTCCTTCTCTACTTCCTTCGCTTTCGCTATAGTCACCCTGCCTGATAGACAAGGAGGGGATGGCCTCGCGTTCACGATCTCTGCCTCAAAAGAGCTTCTTGGGGGTCAGCCGGGATCTTATCTTGGCCTATTCAACGCCACCAATGATGGGCTTCCCTCGAACTACATAATCGCGGTCGAATTCGACACTTTCAAGAATATTGAGTTCAATGAAGAAAATGGAAACCATGTTGGCATCGACATCAACAGCATAATATCGAACGTATCTGTTCCGGTCAAGCAGTTTCAGGGTGGTGGTGACACGAACAAGGTTGACCTTAACTTGAAAAGTGGTCTGGTAATTCAGGCATGGATCGACTATAATTCTCCAATAAATCAATTAGACGTGAGGATTGCGACGGATTCTACCAAACCCAGGTCTTCAATTTTGTCCTATAAagtaaacctctcacaatatCTTCAAGAATCCATGTACGTCGGGTTTTCTGCTGGCACTGGCGCATCCACAAGCTCCCATTATATACTCGGTTGGAGCTTCAACAGGAATGGAGATGCCAGAACTATCAATCTTGTTCAACTCCCGAAGATTCCTACTAACACCAAAAAGAATCACACAGGCCTAATTGTTGGCGTCTCGGTTTCATGTGTTTTGgctgtgattttggtgactgcCGCGGCTTTTTACATCATCTGGAGAATCAAGACGGCTGATGTGATTGAAGCCTGGGAGCATGATATTGGTCCTCATAGATTTCCTTACCAGGAGCTGAACCAAGCGACGAGGGGTTTCAGAGACAAAGAGCTAATTGGGTCTGGTGGATTCGGTCGAGTTTATAAAGGAGTCCTGCCAAATTCAGATACCCAAGTTGCTGTTAAGCGTATCTCCCATGACTCAAAACAGGGTTTGCAAGAGTTCGTGTCAGAGGTTGCTATTATTGGTCGTCTTCGCCACAGAAACTTGGTTCAATTACTGGGTTGGTGTCGTCGGGAAGCTGATCTACTTCTTGTGTATGATTTCATGCCTAATGGAAGCTTGGACAGGCATCTCTTTGATGAGCCTAAAGCAACCCTGAGCTGGGAGCAAAGGTTCAAGGTCATCAAAGGAGTGGCTTCAGGGCTTCTCTACTTACATGAGGAGTGGGAGCAAACCGTAGTTCACAGAGACATCAAGGCAggaaatgttttattggattcTGAATTTAACCCAAAGCTGAGTGATTTTGGTCTGGCCAAGCTGTACGAGCACGGGTCCAAACCAAGGACTACCAGGGTGGTGGGCACGCTGGGTTATTTGGCACCTGAGCTCACACGCACAGGTAAGGCCACAACCAGTTCGGATGTTTTTGCCTTTGGTGCTCTGTTGCTCGAAGTCGCATGTGGTAGAAGACCCATTAATTCTGATGCATCGTCTGAGGAGTTCATGCTGGTGGATTGGGTGTGGCAGAAGTGGAGAGTAGGAGCAATTCTTGGTGTTACGGACCCAAAGTTGGGGGGCGAATTTGACGAGTCTGAAGTCGTTTTGGTGCTTAAACTGGGCTTAATGTGTTCCAATGATGACCCGGAGGCACGCCCCACGATGCGGCAGTTGGTGAGGTACTTGGAGGGCGAGTTGGCGCTGCAGGAGGAGGTGGCGGAGCCATATAGGAAAAAAGTACGTGGTGCTACTGCTAGCGATTCGTTTGAGAATTTCTTGCAATCCTTTCCAACTACGTCGTCGTATTCTCAGAAG
- the LOC122291308 gene encoding ribulose bisphosphate carboxylase/oxygenase activase, chloroplastic-like produces MAAAVSTIGAVNRAPLSLNSSGVGASVPSSAFLGSSLKKLTPRFTKVSTGSFKVVAEVEEDKQTDKDKWRGLAFDESDDQQDITRGKGMVDSLFQAPTGAGTHYAVMSSYDYISTGLRQYNLDNNMDGFYIAPAFMDKLVVHITKNFMSLPNIKIPLILGIWGGKGQGKSFQCELVFAKMGISPIMMSAGELESGNAGEPAKLIRQRYREAADIIRKGKMCCLFINDLDAGAGRMGGTTQYTVNNQMVNATLMNIADNPTNVQLPGMYNKEENPRVPVIVTGNDFSTLYAPLIRDGRMEKFYWAPTREDRIGVCQGIFRTDKVAADDIVKLVDTFPGQSIDFFGALRARVYDDEVRKWVSGVGVDGIGKRLVNSKEGPPTFEQPQMTLEKLLEYGNMLVQEQENVKRVQLADKYLSEAALGEANEDSIKSGTFYGKAAQQVNIPVPEGCTDPNAENFDPTARSDDGSCLYTF; encoded by the exons ATGGCTGCAGCCGTCTCCACCATTGGAGCTGTCAACCGGGCACCG CTGAGTTTAAATAGCTCTGGTGTTGGAGCTTCAGTTCCAAGCTCAGCCTTCTTAGGCAGCAGCTTGAAGAAGTTGACCCCAAGATTCACCAAGGTTTCCACTGGGAGCTTCAAGGTCGtcgcagaggtcgaggaggataAGCAGACCGACAAGGACAAATGGAGAGGCCTTGCTTTCGATGAATCCGATGACCAACAAGACATCACCAGAGGAAAAGGTATGGTTGACTCGCTCTTCCAGGCGCCCACGGGAGCTGGAACTCACTATGCCGTTATGAGTTCTTACGACTACATCAGTACTGGACTTCGCCA GTACAACCTGGACAACAACATGGATGGTTTTTACATTGCACCTGCCTTCATGGACAAGCTTGTTGTTCACATCACCAAGAATTTCATGTCCCTGCCTAACATCAAG ATTCCTCTCATCCTGGGTATTTGGGGAGGTAAAGGTCAGGGGAAATCTTTCCAGTGTGAGCTTGTCTTTGCAAAGATGGGAATCAG CCCCATCATGATGAGTGCTGGAGAACTGGAAAGCGGGAACGCAGGAGAGCCAGCAAAATTGATCAGGCAAAGATACCGTGAGGCAGCTGATATAATAAGGAAGGGGAAAATGTGCTGCCTCTTCATCAACGATCTGGATGCAGGAGCTGGACGGATGGGTGGAACCACCCAATACACTGTCAACAACCAAATGGTGAATGCCACCCTCATGAACATAGCTGATAACCCAACAAATGTGCAGCTTCCCGGTATGTACAACAAGGAGGAGAATCCCCGTGTCCCCGTCATCGTCACCGGGAATGACTTCTCAACTTTGTATGCTCCTCTCATCCGTGATGGTCGTATGGAGAAGTTCTACTGGGCTCCTACCAGGGAGGACCGGATTGGTGTCTGCCAGGGGATCTTCCGTACTGACAAAGTTGCTGCTGATGACATTGTGAAGCTTGTTGACACCTTCCCAGGCCAATCAATCG ATTTCTTCGGTGCCCTAAGGGCTAGAGTTTATGATGATGAAGTGAGAAAGTGGGTTTCTGGTGTTGGGGTCGATGGCATTGGGAAGAGACTCGTGAACTCAAAGGAAGGACCCCCAACTTTCGAGCAGCCCCAGATGACACTCGAGAAGCTGTTGGAGTACGGGAACATGCTTGTCCAAGAGCAAGAGAACGTGAAGAGGGTCCAACTTGCCGACAAGTACTTGAGCGAGGCTGCTCTTGGAGAAGCCAATGAAGATTCAATTAAAAGTGGAACTTTCTACG GTAAAGCAGCACAACAAGTAAATATTCCTGTCCCTGAAGGTTGTACCGATCCAAATGCAGAGAACTTTGACCCAACTGCGAGGAGTGATGATGGGAGCTGCCTGTACACATTCTAG